A single Chryseobacterium sp. DNA region contains:
- a CDS encoding aspartate-semialdehyde dehydrogenase, whose amino-acid sequence MKVAVVGSTGMVGQVMLKVLEERNFPVTELIPVASEKSVGKKVKYKQKEFTIVSMKDAIAAKPDIAIFSAGGSTSLEFAPLFAEAGTTVIDNSSAWRMDPDKKLVVPEINADVLTKKDKIIANPNCSTIQLVMVLGPLNKKYDLKRVIVSTYQSVTGTGKAAVDQLNGEISGDDSIAKVYPYQIFKNALPHCDVFADDDYTKEEIKLMKEPKKILGDDTFNLTATAVRVPVQGGHSESVNIEFENEFELDEVRKILSETPGVIVMDDVKNNHYPMPLYSEGKDEVFVGRIRRDLSQPKTLNLWIVADNLRKGAATNAVQIAEYLVANNLV is encoded by the coding sequence ATGAAAGTAGCTGTAGTAGGTTCAACAGGAATGGTTGGACAAGTTATGCTTAAAGTTTTGGAAGAAAGGAACTTCCCTGTAACAGAATTAATTCCGGTAGCTTCCGAAAAATCTGTAGGTAAGAAGGTGAAGTATAAACAGAAGGAATTTACGATTGTAAGCATGAAGGACGCTATAGCTGCCAAACCGGATATTGCAATCTTTTCTGCAGGAGGTTCTACTTCTCTTGAATTTGCTCCGTTATTTGCAGAAGCAGGAACAACAGTAATCGACAATTCTTCAGCCTGGAGAATGGATCCTGATAAAAAACTGGTCGTTCCTGAAATCAATGCAGATGTTTTAACGAAAAAAGACAAAATTATTGCCAATCCGAATTGTTCTACCATTCAATTGGTAATGGTTCTTGGACCATTGAACAAGAAATATGATTTAAAGAGAGTCATTGTTTCTACTTACCAGTCTGTAACAGGAACAGGTAAGGCTGCTGTAGACCAGCTAAACGGTGAAATCAGCGGAGATGATTCTATTGCAAAAGTATATCCTTATCAGATCTTCAAAAATGCATTGCCGCACTGTGATGTATTCGCAGATGACGATTATACAAAAGAAGAAATCAAACTGATGAAAGAGCCTAAGAAAATTCTGGGTGACGATACTTTCAACCTAACAGCGACAGCGGTAAGGGTTCCTGTTCAGGGAGGCCACTCTGAAAGTGTAAACATCGAATTTGAAAACGAATTTGAATTGGACGAAGTAAGAAAGATCTTATCTGAAACTCCGGGAGTCATTGTCATGGATGATGTGAAGAACAACCATTACCCGATGCCGTTATACTCCGAAGGAAAAGACGAAGTTTTCGTCGGAAGGATAAGACGGGATCTGTCACAGCCCAAAACGCTTAACCTCTGGATTGTAGCAGATAATCTAAGGAAAGGAGCGGCAACAAATGCAGTACAGATCGCAGAATACCTTGTAGCAAACAACTTAGTATAA